Proteins co-encoded in one Chitinophagales bacterium genomic window:
- the kdsA gene encoding 3-deoxy-8-phosphooctulonate synthase produces MNNKKHNNTLINNIPQIQHLSANNFFLIAGPCAVESESLCMEVAEKVKAITDKLQIPYIFKGSYRKANRSRLDSFTGIGDEKALKILAKVRAEIGVPVTTDIHADEEAAMAAEYVDVLQIPAFMCRQTSLLVAAAKTGKVVSIKKGQFLSPEAMQFAIDKVRQSGNEQIFAIERGTTFGYQDMVVDYRGIPTMQSMGVPVVLDCTHSLQKPNQNSGVTGGIPQLIETIAKAGIAVSADGLFIETHPDPSVAKSDGANMLPLYKLENLLTRLVRIRQAIL; encoded by the coding sequence TTGAATAACAAAAAACACAACAATACCTTGATAAACAACATTCCACAAATCCAACACCTATCTGCAAACAACTTTTTCTTGATTGCAGGGCCTTGTGCCGTAGAAAGCGAATCACTTTGTATGGAAGTCGCCGAAAAGGTCAAAGCCATCACCGATAAGCTGCAAATTCCCTACATTTTCAAGGGTTCGTACCGAAAAGCCAACCGTTCTCGTTTGGATTCATTTACAGGAATTGGCGACGAAAAAGCCTTGAAAATTTTAGCGAAAGTACGTGCTGAAATAGGTGTACCTGTCACGACCGATATTCATGCGGACGAAGAAGCAGCAATGGCTGCGGAATACGTGGATGTGCTGCAAATTCCCGCTTTTATGTGCCGTCAAACGAGCTTGTTGGTCGCTGCTGCAAAAACGGGGAAAGTGGTTAGTATCAAAAAAGGACAGTTTTTGTCGCCAGAAGCCATGCAGTTTGCGATTGACAAAGTGCGGCAATCTGGTAATGAGCAAATTTTTGCGATAGAGCGTGGAACGACTTTTGGTTACCAAGATATGGTGGTGGATTACCGAGGTATTCCGACTATGCAAAGTATGGGTGTCCCTGTGGTACTGGACTGCACACACTCCCTTCAAAAACCCAATCAAAATTCTGGCGTGACAGGCGGTATTCCACAATTGATCGAAACGATTGCCAAAGCGGGCATTGCAGTAAGCGCAGATGGCTTGTTTATCGAGACACATCCAGACCCTTCAGTAGCAAAATCGGATGGAGCAAATATGTTGCCTTTGTACAAATTAGAAAATTTATTGACACGATTGGTGAGAATTCGTCAGGCAATTTTGTAA
- a CDS encoding outer membrane lipoprotein carrier protein LolA, with product MRTLVVFLMTCLLTNAALTASNTTPFFFLNTDYEWSVVPLNPVKEDARAQSILDKFSRKIAAYSSVIADFTFNIENPDAGVKETQKGKLYMKGDKYRMENKDFERRSDGASVWTLFLYGDEGEVQVTDSSEDDGELSPQMLFSIYKKDFYAVFKEEAVEDGKAVAVIDLTPKSKDIPYFKVRLFFEKATNMLVKAKVFEKSGTTFTFFLDNYQTNKELADSFFVMKKADYAKYEWVDLRD from the coding sequence ATGAGAACTTTAGTAGTCTTTTTAATGACTTGTTTACTTACAAACGCTGCATTGACAGCCTCAAATACCACTCCATTTTTCTTCCTAAATACAGATTATGAATGGTCCGTTGTGCCGCTCAATCCAGTGAAAGAAGATGCCCGTGCACAATCCATTTTGGATAAATTTAGCAGAAAAATAGCTGCATACAGTTCTGTCATTGCAGATTTTACCTTCAATATCGAAAATCCAGATGCAGGTGTGAAAGAAACCCAAAAAGGCAAACTCTATATGAAAGGGGACAAATACCGCATGGAAAACAAAGATTTTGAGCGTCGTTCGGATGGTGCAAGTGTTTGGACTTTGTTTTTATATGGTGATGAAGGAGAAGTACAAGTGACTGACAGCAGTGAAGATGATGGAGAATTGTCGCCACAAATGTTGTTTAGTATTTACAAAAAAGATTTCTATGCAGTTTTTAAGGAAGAAGCTGTGGAAGATGGTAAAGCGGTAGCAGTCATTGACCTGACTCCCAAAAGCAAAGATATTCCTTATTTCAAAGTTCGATTGTTTTTTGAAAAGGCAACTAATATGCTTGTCAAAGCAAAGGTTTTTGAAAAAAGTGGCACTACTTTCACTTTCTTCCTCGACAATTACCAAACAAACAAAGAATTGGCAGACAGCTTTTTTGTGATGAAAAAAGCAGATTATGCAAAATATGAGTGGGTTGACTTGAGAGATTAA
- a CDS encoding DNA translocase FtsK 4TM domain-containing protein, with product MATRKKSSSRGRSKKKNSVLLDNTKLIIRKVISVLTNPRTHRICGLALCLFAVFLLLAFISYLNTWSIDHSEVKDAPWYFLFFSHAESSNIIGRLGSVFSHLFIYRWFGLAAFIWVGVLFLTGLKWIYKNSPILLARIYQYAFLGTILLATILGFLSSGSTSGFPFGGGFGSYVSNWLISFIGILGTGLFLLFCLAVVLIAMFDIEIAYLEQKYQRFANHKWVKPIFRFFTFEKNPTANSTATSTKTQTNSKTRSINPTLAPMNEDEVLLTANGKQIEMSFDANSQTLLKDKRKKDSLDQSDLSLDIVAVDGVEEKPTKTSKSKLDTGVVVPLPELEENDTVENEEYDPTLDLGEYKLPSVELLEYYGQDLYEADRIEVSMEELEANKEQIVQTLNNYNIEISKIKATPGPTVTLYEIVPAPGVRISRIRNLEDDIALSLAALGIRIIAPMPGKGTVGIEVPNRKKEIVSLRSILESEQFQKTKMELPIALGRTISNENYIADLSKMPHLLMAGATGQGKSVCLNSILVSLLYRKHPAELKFVMIDPKKVELSLFNTIEMHYLAKLPGAEEAIVTDTKQVVQTLNALCIEMDQRYDLLKNAHVRNIKEYNRKFKQRKLNPLKGHRFLPYFVLVIDEFADLIMTAGKEIEMPIARLAQLARAIGIHLVIATQRPTVNIITGTIKANFPVRIAFRVTSKVDSRTILDMGGANQLIGRGDMLVSYGGDVIRLQGTFVDTPEVDNITEFIGKQRGYPSPFLLPEYSDDDDKRGGADDMEMDELFEEAAHIIVQHQQGSTSLLQRRLKLGYNRAGRIMDQLEAMGIVGPNVGSKAREVYFPDSFELEQYLQNMSEKK from the coding sequence ATGGCAACAAGAAAGAAAAGTTCGAGTCGTGGAAGAAGCAAAAAGAAAAATTCTGTCCTATTAGACAATACAAAGTTAATCATTCGCAAAGTCATAAGCGTATTGACAAACCCTCGCACACATCGAATTTGTGGGCTGGCTCTTTGTTTATTTGCAGTTTTTTTGCTTTTAGCCTTTATTTCCTACCTAAACACATGGAGCATTGACCACAGTGAGGTCAAGGATGCACCGTGGTATTTTTTGTTTTTCTCCCATGCTGAAAGCAGCAACATCATAGGACGTTTGGGAAGTGTATTCTCCCATCTGTTCATTTACCGATGGTTTGGTTTAGCCGCTTTCATCTGGGTAGGCGTATTATTCCTCACAGGATTGAAGTGGATTTACAAAAATTCTCCCATTCTCCTTGCCAGAATTTATCAATACGCCTTTTTAGGCACTATCTTATTGGCCACTATACTCGGTTTTTTATCCTCAGGAAGTACCTCTGGATTTCCTTTTGGCGGAGGTTTCGGCTCGTATGTTAGTAATTGGCTCATATCCTTTATCGGAATTTTGGGTACAGGTCTGTTCTTGTTGTTTTGTTTGGCAGTTGTCTTGATTGCAATGTTTGACATAGAAATTGCTTATTTGGAGCAAAAGTACCAGCGATTTGCGAACCACAAATGGGTAAAACCTATTTTTCGATTTTTCACCTTTGAAAAAAATCCTACTGCAAACTCCACTGCAACAAGTACTAAAACACAAACCAACTCAAAAACTCGTAGTATCAATCCTACATTGGCTCCAATGAATGAGGATGAGGTCTTGCTAACTGCCAATGGCAAGCAGATAGAAATGAGTTTTGATGCCAATAGCCAAACACTACTAAAAGACAAACGAAAAAAAGATAGCCTCGATCAAAGTGATTTATCGCTCGATATCGTAGCAGTTGATGGTGTAGAAGAAAAACCTACCAAAACTTCAAAATCAAAACTTGATACAGGCGTAGTCGTTCCGCTACCTGAGTTGGAGGAAAATGATACAGTAGAGAATGAAGAGTATGACCCTACTTTGGACTTAGGAGAGTACAAACTACCTTCGGTTGAATTGCTTGAATATTATGGACAAGACCTCTATGAAGCAGATAGAATTGAAGTCAGCATGGAGGAGTTGGAGGCAAACAAAGAACAGATTGTTCAGACACTCAACAACTACAATATTGAAATTTCTAAAATAAAAGCAACCCCAGGGCCTACGGTTACACTTTACGAAATCGTCCCTGCGCCTGGTGTGCGTATTTCTCGAATTAGGAACTTAGAAGATGACATTGCCTTAAGTTTGGCAGCATTGGGTATCCGTATCATTGCACCGATGCCTGGCAAAGGAACAGTGGGGATTGAAGTACCGAACCGTAAAAAAGAAATTGTATCTCTTCGAAGCATATTAGAATCGGAACAGTTTCAGAAAACAAAAATGGAATTGCCGATTGCTTTGGGAAGGACAATTTCTAACGAAAATTACATTGCAGACTTATCCAAAATGCCACACTTGCTCATGGCAGGTGCAACAGGGCAGGGTAAATCTGTGTGTCTCAACTCTATATTGGTTTCACTACTCTACCGCAAACACCCTGCTGAATTGAAATTTGTGATGATTGATCCCAAAAAAGTGGAGTTGTCGCTCTTCAATACCATTGAAATGCACTATTTGGCGAAATTGCCAGGGGCAGAAGAAGCGATTGTCACCGATACCAAACAAGTGGTGCAAACCCTTAATGCACTGTGTATTGAGATGGACCAACGCTATGATTTGTTGAAAAATGCTCACGTCCGCAACATCAAAGAATACAACCGCAAATTCAAACAGCGCAAACTGAACCCATTGAAGGGACACCGCTTCCTCCCTTATTTTGTGTTGGTCATTGACGAGTTTGCCGACTTGATTATGACCGCAGGAAAAGAAATCGAAATGCCAATCGCACGTTTGGCGCAGTTGGCGAGGGCAATCGGAATTCACTTAGTAATTGCTACTCAGCGACCTACTGTAAATATCATCACAGGTACAATTAAGGCCAACTTTCCTGTTCGAATTGCGTTTAGAGTTACTTCAAAGGTGGATTCTCGTACTATTTTGGACATGGGAGGAGCCAATCAATTGATTGGACGTGGAGATATGTTGGTATCTTATGGTGGTGATGTGATCCGTTTGCAGGGTACGTTTGTCGATACGCCTGAGGTGGACAATATCACCGAATTTATTGGGAAACAAAGAGGGTATCCGAGTCCATTTTTGCTGCCTGAATACAGTGATGATGACGACAAACGTGGTGGGGCTGATGATATGGAAATGGATGAACTGTTTGAAGAAGCAGCCCACATCATTGTTCAACACCAACAAGGCTCTACTTCTTTGCTGCAAAGGCGGTTAAAATTGGGTTACAATCGTGCAGGACGCATTATGGATCAGCTGGAAGCCATGGGGATTGTCGGCCCAAATGTGGGGAGTAAGGCTCGGGAAGTTTATTTCCCTGATAGTTTTGAATTGGAGCAATATCTGCAAAACATGAGCGAGAAAAAGTAA
- a CDS encoding 3'-5' exonuclease: MIQQAKLQNILFIDIETVPIAPKFEELSEEMQKLWSYRINRFKPEEADESEYYFDKSGVYAEFGKIVCISAGFFTHKNEDEPYRFRVKSFYGHDEKEVLGEFLNLLQNHFNNPSRYFLCGHNIREFDIPYMCRRAVIHQLPLPNMLDINALKPWEVPYIDTMRAWKFGDYKNFTSLHLLATLLDIPTPKSDMEGKEVATVYWEKDGLERIHKYCQQDVVATAQLLLRFKRLPLIDNEQITFIN, encoded by the coding sequence ATGATTCAACAGGCAAAACTACAAAATATACTTTTTATAGACATCGAAACGGTTCCCATTGCGCCAAAATTTGAAGAACTTTCGGAAGAAATGCAAAAATTGTGGTCTTATAGAATCAACCGATTCAAACCAGAAGAGGCAGACGAGAGTGAATATTACTTTGACAAATCGGGCGTATATGCAGAGTTTGGAAAAATTGTCTGTATTTCTGCGGGTTTTTTCACCCACAAAAATGAGGATGAGCCGTACCGTTTTCGGGTAAAATCTTTTTATGGTCATGATGAAAAAGAAGTCCTTGGTGAATTTCTGAATTTACTTCAAAACCACTTCAACAATCCCTCTCGTTATTTTTTGTGCGGACACAACATTCGGGAGTTTGACATACCTTATATGTGCCGCCGTGCCGTGATTCACCAATTGCCGCTTCCCAATATGCTTGACATCAACGCATTGAAGCCATGGGAAGTTCCCTACATTGATACCATGAGGGCTTGGAAATTTGGTGATTACAAAAATTTCACCTCTCTCCATCTTTTAGCCACCCTTTTAGACATTCCTACACCCAAAAGCGATATGGAAGGCAAAGAAGTGGCAACGGTTTATTGGGAAAAAGACGGTCTGGAACGCATCCACAAGTACTGTCAACAAGATGTTGTAGCGACAGCCCAGCTTCTACTTCGCTTCAAAAGACTACCACTTATTGACAATGAACAGATTACTTTTATAAACTAA
- a CDS encoding archaeosortase/exosortase family protein: MEEKSTNHTSKKSQKRKSNSKGRSSILLFIVGFIVIMAIFYAFFNTDFFRENILAHVANVNASISSWILNLFGQGTTASGSSVSSSIFSIKVETGCDGIEPIALFATAVLVFPVAFNYKWPGVLVGSAFLAIMNLLRVISLFLVGVYIPSFFDFMHVEVWQVIFIILAIVTWLVWVQWVMRKQAALRTVKAK, encoded by the coding sequence ATGGAAGAAAAATCTACAAACCATACCTCAAAAAAATCTCAAAAAAGAAAATCCAATAGTAAAGGACGCTCTTCAATCTTGTTATTTATTGTCGGCTTTATTGTCATCATGGCTATATTTTATGCTTTCTTCAATACCGATTTCTTTAGAGAAAATATACTTGCCCACGTTGCCAATGTCAACGCTAGCATATCAAGTTGGATTTTGAATCTATTTGGACAAGGCACTACTGCTTCTGGTAGCTCTGTATCTTCCTCCATTTTTTCGATTAAAGTCGAGACAGGTTGCGATGGTATTGAACCCATTGCACTCTTTGCCACTGCTGTTTTGGTTTTCCCCGTAGCGTTCAACTATAAATGGCCTGGCGTACTGGTAGGCAGCGCATTTTTAGCAATTATGAACCTATTGCGTGTTATTTCCTTGTTTTTGGTGGGTGTTTACATACCCAGTTTTTTCGACTTTATGCACGTTGAAGTATGGCAGGTAATTTTCATCATCTTAGCCATTGTCACTTGGTTGGTTTGGGTTCAATGGGTGATGCGAAAACAAGCTGCTCTCCGGACAGTGAAAGCAAAATAG
- a CDS encoding sulfatase, giving the protein MKYFYFSILLAFLFVCTSMQKTDFKSSTTAKTTFENTGKKNVIFILSDDHRYDFMGFTGKVPFLETPNMDRMAREGAHIQNAFVSTSLCSPSRASILTGQYTHHHAVVDNQSLVPDSAVFFPKYLQKGGYETAYIGKWHMGEHHDDPRPGFDYWASFKGQGNYFNPSMNVNGERVEYTDSSYVTDVLTKYAVEFLDNRPKEKPFFMYLSHKAVHSDFEPAPRHKDKYANEKIDYPPTMFPPEHERATVDTSEYNYKDVPNWVKAQRYSWHGVDYMYHGQIKFDDFYKHYCETLLALDESIGEVLDYLEKNDLMENTVVFYMGDNGFSFGEHGLIDKRQAYEESMRVPLLVMGEGLIPATSKVEEVIQNIDIAPTILDLAGLETPANMDGASFVPLLKGEDMDWKDTIYYEYFWERPFPQTPTVHAIRTNQYKYIRYHGIWDINELYDLKNDPQEMNNLIRNPEYTKLSEELRDKLFDWIEGTGGGQMLLKRDKGRRFDYQYHGTY; this is encoded by the coding sequence ATGAAATACTTCTACTTCTCGATATTATTAGCATTCCTTTTTGTCTGCACTTCTATGCAAAAAACGGATTTTAAATCTTCAACTACTGCAAAAACAACCTTTGAAAATACAGGCAAAAAAAATGTCATTTTCATATTAAGTGATGACCACCGATACGATTTTATGGGTTTTACAGGCAAAGTACCGTTTTTGGAAACGCCCAATATGGATAGAATGGCGAGAGAAGGAGCGCATATCCAAAATGCTTTTGTGAGTACTTCACTTTGTTCACCAAGTCGGGCTTCAATTTTGACGGGGCAATATACGCACCATCATGCAGTGGTCGACAATCAATCTTTGGTACCAGATAGTGCAGTTTTCTTTCCAAAATACCTGCAAAAGGGTGGTTATGAAACCGCTTATATCGGCAAATGGCACATGGGCGAACACCATGATGATCCTCGCCCTGGCTTTGATTATTGGGCGAGTTTCAAAGGACAAGGTAACTATTTCAATCCTTCAATGAATGTAAATGGCGAGCGAGTGGAATATACAGATAGCAGTTATGTGACGGATGTATTGACCAAATATGCTGTAGAGTTTTTGGACAATCGTCCGAAAGAAAAACCTTTTTTCATGTATTTGTCACATAAAGCCGTTCACTCCGACTTCGAACCTGCTCCTCGACACAAAGATAAATATGCCAACGAAAAAATTGACTACCCGCCTACCATGTTTCCTCCTGAACATGAAAGAGCAACGGTCGATACTTCTGAATACAACTACAAGGATGTCCCGAATTGGGTGAAAGCGCAGCGATACAGTTGGCATGGAGTGGATTATATGTACCACGGTCAAATAAAATTTGACGATTTCTACAAACACTACTGCGAAACACTGTTGGCTTTGGATGAAAGTATTGGAGAGGTATTGGATTATTTGGAGAAGAATGATTTGATGGAAAATACGGTGGTTTTTTACATGGGGGATAATGGTTTTTCATTTGGTGAACATGGACTGATTGACAAACGACAGGCTTATGAAGAATCTATGCGTGTGCCTTTGTTGGTGATGGGGGAGGGGTTGATACCCGCTACTTCAAAGGTGGAGGAGGTGATTCAAAACATTGACATTGCGCCTACTATTTTGGATTTGGCAGGGCTTGAAACTCCTGCAAATATGGATGGGGCTTCGTTTGTGCCTCTATTGAAGGGCGAGGATATGGACTGGAAAGATACAATTTACTACGAATATTTTTGGGAGCGACCTTTTCCACAAACACCTACCGTTCACGCAATTAGAACAAATCAATACAAATACATTCGCTACCACGGTATTTGGGATATCAACGAACTCTATGATCTAAAAAATGACCCACAGGAAATGAATAATTTGATTCGGAATCCAGAATATACGAAGTTATCGGAGGAATTGCGGGATAAATTGTTTGATTGGATTGAAGGTACAGGTGGAGGTCAGATGCTTTTGAAGCGAGATAAAGGAAGGCGGTTTGACTATCAGTATCATGGAACATATTGA
- a CDS encoding glycoside hydrolase family 3 N-terminal domain-containing protein: protein MKKIILILLALVSIQSLIAQDKTEQKIEKLLSKMTLEEKIGQLTLYTSGWDQTGPVLRDNYKDDVKSGRCGNLFNAHTAKYNYDLQKIAVEETRLGIPLLFGYDVIHGYKTIFPIPLAEACSWDMEVIEQSAHLSAKEASAGGLHWAFNPMVDICRDPRWGRISEGAGEDPYLGSLIAAAKVKGYQGDDLSDKHTILACVKHFAAYGAAQAGRDYHTVDMSERVLREVYLPPYKAAIDAGCATIMTSFNELDGVPASANKYLLQDILRKEWGFKGFVVTDYTSINEMVQHGFAADEKHAGELALNAGVDMDMQGAVFQNNLQVLVKEGKVTEKDIDEAVRRILRYKYKLGLFEDPYRYSDEKREKEVMFSAEMMEHAREAGRKSIVLLKNEAVNEQPLLPMSKSTAKIALIGPLGDNQEDVLGSWHASGDVSKVVTLRKALTDALPKAEIVYVEGAKMDNETEEGFDAAIEAAKNADVVIMAIGENYRQNGEAASRSNLDLPGGQQALLEAIHATGKPIIAVVMAGRPLTISWMDENIPAIVNAWHLGTMTGPAIVDVLLGDYNPSGKLVITFPRNVGQIPIYYAMKNTGRPFNATDKYTSKYIDVPNEPLYPFGYGLSYTTFEYSDLKVNKTEMGMDETLEVSVKITNTGKMDGLETVQLYIRDLVGSTTRPVKDLRAFRKVSLKAGGDETITFKLTSEDLKYYNQQMEFVAESGDFKVFVGGSSVDVLEADFTLK from the coding sequence ATGAAGAAGATCATACTGATATTATTGGCATTAGTGAGTATCCAATCGCTTATTGCACAAGACAAAACCGAACAAAAAATAGAAAAACTCCTCTCCAAAATGACTTTGGAGGAGAAAATCGGACAATTGACCCTTTATACCAGTGGTTGGGACCAAACAGGGCCTGTATTGAGAGATAACTACAAAGACGATGTGAAATCAGGGCGATGCGGCAATTTGTTCAACGCCCATACTGCTAAATACAACTATGATTTACAAAAGATTGCAGTAGAAGAAACCCGTTTGGGAATACCGCTATTATTTGGTTATGATGTAATCCATGGCTACAAAACCATTTTCCCTATACCATTGGCGGAAGCGTGTAGTTGGGATATGGAAGTGATAGAACAATCCGCACATTTATCAGCCAAAGAAGCAAGTGCAGGTGGTTTGCATTGGGCCTTCAACCCTATGGTCGATATTTGTCGAGATCCTCGTTGGGGCAGAATTTCAGAAGGTGCAGGCGAAGACCCTTATTTGGGTAGTCTCATTGCTGCAGCCAAAGTGAAAGGTTATCAAGGAGATGATCTTTCAGACAAACACACCATCTTGGCTTGCGTCAAACATTTTGCAGCTTATGGCGCAGCACAAGCAGGTCGAGATTACCACACAGTCGATATGTCCGAGAGAGTCTTACGGGAAGTCTATTTACCCCCTTATAAAGCTGCAATTGACGCAGGTTGTGCTACCATTATGACTTCCTTCAATGAATTGGACGGTGTTCCTGCTTCTGCAAATAAATATTTGTTACAGGATATTCTGCGAAAAGAATGGGGCTTCAAAGGTTTTGTTGTCACGGACTATACTTCCATCAACGAAATGGTGCAGCATGGTTTTGCAGCCGATGAAAAACACGCTGGTGAATTGGCACTCAATGCAGGGGTGGATATGGACATGCAAGGAGCTGTTTTTCAGAACAATTTGCAGGTATTGGTCAAAGAAGGGAAAGTAACTGAAAAAGACATTGACGAAGCTGTCCGCCGAATTTTGCGCTACAAATACAAGCTGGGATTGTTTGAAGACCCTTATCGCTACTCGGATGAAAAACGAGAAAAAGAGGTAATGTTTTCGGCAGAAATGATGGAACACGCACGAGAGGCAGGACGGAAGTCCATTGTGTTGTTGAAAAACGAAGCCGTCAATGAGCAGCCTTTGTTGCCGATGTCCAAAAGCACTGCAAAAATCGCCTTGATTGGGCCTTTGGGGGACAATCAAGAAGACGTTTTGGGATCGTGGCACGCTTCGGGCGATGTTTCCAAAGTCGTAACCCTTCGCAAAGCCTTAACCGATGCACTCCCAAAAGCCGAAATTGTGTATGTAGAAGGCGCAAAAATGGACAATGAGACTGAAGAAGGTTTTGACGCAGCCATTGAAGCGGCAAAAAATGCGGATGTGGTGATTATGGCGATTGGTGAAAATTACCGACAAAATGGAGAAGCTGCCAGCCGTAGCAATTTGGATTTGCCAGGTGGTCAGCAAGCCCTTTTAGAAGCGATTCACGCAACAGGTAAGCCTATCATTGCGGTAGTCATGGCAGGTCGCCCCCTGACTATTTCATGGATGGACGAAAATATCCCTGCAATTGTAAACGCTTGGCATTTAGGTACAATGACTGGACCTGCAATCGTTGATGTTTTGTTGGGTGACTACAACCCTTCTGGCAAATTGGTGATTACTTTCCCTCGAAATGTAGGGCAAATTCCGATTTATTACGCCATGAAAAACACGGGACGACCTTTTAATGCAACAGACAAATATACTTCAAAATACATAGATGTTCCCAATGAACCTTTGTATCCTTTTGGATATGGATTGAGTTACACGACCTTCGAATACAGCGATTTGAAGGTCAACAAAACCGAAATGGGTATGGATGAAACCTTGGAAGTTTCGGTTAAAATTACCAATACTGGTAAAATGGATGGCTTGGAAACGGTGCAATTGTATATTCGTGATTTGGTGGGTAGCACGACTCGTCCTGTCAAAGATTTGAGGGCATTCCGCAAGGTGTCTTTGAAGGCGGGAGGAGACGAGACAATCACCTTCAAATTGACTTCGGAGGATTTGAAGTATTACAATCAGCAAATGGAGTTTGTGGCAGAATCAGGTGATTTTAAGGTGTTTGTGGGAGGTAGTTCGGTAGATGTGTTGGAGGCGGATTTTACTTTGAAGTAA
- a CDS encoding glucoamylase family protein: MKKNIFSLKFFLITCCLYLVSCNVSPNPQTNTKEPANATRTKENKLSDEALMDLVEERTFQYFWNGAEPNSGMACERIHTDGVYPQNDQTVVTSGGAGFGVMAILVGIKRGYITREEAVNRLEKITNFLEKADRFHGVWPHWMYGETGKVKPFSKKDDGGDLVETSFMAQGLLCVRQYLKDGNEREKALAAKADELWKGIEWDWHRGADKENVLFWHWSPNFAWDMNFRIRGYNECLITYVLAACSPTHGVPAEVYHEGWAEGGKIKDDLPEKYGYQLPLRHQAAPEFGGPAFWAHYSFLGLNPNGLKDQYADYFDHNRKHILINRQFCIENPNHFKGYSKDNWGITSSYSMKGYASHKPEQDLGVIAPTAALASIPYTPEYSMDAMRFFYEELGDTLMGPYGFYDAFSIQDNWFPRKYLAIDQGPIVVMIENHRSGMLWDLFMSCEEIQNGLKKLGFEYKKS; this comes from the coding sequence ATGAAAAAAAATATTTTCTCCCTAAAATTCTTCCTAATCACTTGCTGCCTCTACTTGGTAAGCTGCAATGTTTCTCCAAATCCTCAAACCAACACAAAAGAACCTGCAAACGCAACCCGTACAAAAGAGAACAAACTCTCCGATGAAGCCCTAATGGACTTGGTTGAAGAACGCACTTTCCAATACTTTTGGAATGGAGCAGAACCCAATTCGGGAATGGCTTGCGAGCGTATTCACACAGACGGAGTATATCCCCAAAACGACCAAACAGTTGTAACCTCAGGCGGTGCAGGTTTTGGAGTCATGGCAATTTTGGTGGGTATAAAAAGAGGCTATATCACCAGAGAAGAAGCCGTTAATCGCTTGGAAAAAATCACCAATTTCCTCGAAAAAGCCGACCGATTTCATGGCGTTTGGCCACATTGGATGTATGGCGAAACGGGCAAGGTAAAACCCTTTAGCAAAAAAGACGATGGTGGCGATTTGGTCGAAACTTCGTTTATGGCACAAGGTTTATTGTGTGTCCGCCAATACCTCAAGGATGGCAATGAACGTGAAAAAGCCTTGGCAGCCAAAGCCGATGAATTGTGGAAAGGCATCGAATGGGATTGGCACAGAGGCGCAGACAAAGAAAATGTATTGTTTTGGCATTGGTCGCCCAACTTTGCATGGGACATGAATTTTCGGATTAGAGGTTACAATGAATGTTTGATTACCTACGTCTTAGCAGCTTGTTCGCCTACACATGGTGTACCAGCAGAAGTCTATCACGAAGGTTGGGCAGAAGGCGGCAAAATAAAAGACGATCTACCTGAAAAATACGGCTACCAATTGCCGCTTCGCCACCAAGCCGCACCCGAATTTGGTGGACCTGCTTTTTGGGCGCATTATTCCTTTTTGGGATTGAATCCCAATGGGTTGAAAGACCAATATGCCGATTATTTTGACCACAACCGCAAACACATTCTCATTAACCGTCAATTTTGCATAGAGAATCCAAACCACTTCAAAGGATACAGCAAAGACAATTGGGGCATCACCTCAAGTTATTCTATGAAAGGATATGCAAGCCACAAACCCGAACAAGATTTGGGAGTCATTGCTCCTACTGCTGCCTTAGCTTCAATTCCTTATACACCCGAATACAGCATGGATGCCATGCGTTTTTTCTATGAAGAATTGGGTGATACCTTAATGGGACCTTATGGTTTCTACGATGCCTTTAGTATTCAAGACAACTGGTTTCCTCGTAAATATTTGGCAATTGATCAAGGGCCGATTGTAGTGATGATAGAAAATCATCGAAGTGGAATGTTGTGGGACTTGTTCATGTCTTGTGAAGAAATACAAAATGGATTGAAGAAACTGGGGTTTGAATACAAAAAATCATAA